From Woronichinia naegeliana WA131, the proteins below share one genomic window:
- the tmk gene encoding dTMP kinase produces MRPLFIVFEGIDGSGKTTQAEALKAYFIRQGEPAILSPEPSDGLIGQLIRQSLQQEIIPIENQKRREEQMAYLFAADRHYHLYNDLDGILKLIEKDHCHVITPRYYFSSLAYNCHTPEEYIFVSRLNQAFPNPDLVIYLDLPVDIALARISDRQQKECYEKADKLTEVSQNYQRIFQDYSGRLLSINGQKSPEKIQTEIINFITHSLA; encoded by the coding sequence ATGCGACCTTTATTTATTGTGTTTGAAGGTATTGATGGGTCTGGTAAAACGACCCAGGCTGAAGCGTTAAAAGCCTATTTTATTCGTCAGGGTGAACCGGCAATCCTCAGTCCCGAACCCTCCGATGGGCTGATTGGCCAATTGATTCGTCAATCTTTACAGCAAGAAATCATTCCCATAGAAAACCAAAAGCGGCGTGAAGAACAGATGGCTTATCTCTTTGCGGCCGATCGCCATTATCACCTTTATAACGACTTAGACGGTATTTTAAAACTCATTGAAAAAGATCATTGTCATGTCATTACCCCCCGTTATTATTTTTCATCTCTCGCCTACAATTGCCATACGCCGGAAGAATACATCTTTGTTAGTCGTCTTAATCAAGCTTTTCCGAATCCCGACCTCGTTATCTACCTAGATCTGCCCGTCGATATTGCCCTAGCCCGCATCAGCGATCGCCAACAAAAAGAATGCTACGAAAAAGCCGATAAATTGACAGAAGTTAGCCAAAATTATCAACGTATTTTTCAAGATTATTCAGGGCGACTCCTTTCTATTAATGGGCAAAAGTCTCCCGAAAAAATCCAGACAGAAATTATTAATTTTATTACCCACTCTTTAGCCTAG